A region of Litorilinea aerophila DNA encodes the following proteins:
- a CDS encoding extracellular solute-binding protein — protein sequence MNREAKNGLSRRQFLQASSALALGGLLAACQPSGAPAGGQQTGEGEAAAPQSETNVITYWYAWGNLPPALDAIVATEEWQEHVGGAVLDHKGSTSQDALLTAIAGGTPPDAGSNYGYVNLFTRGATIDVKDMVENSTLINSEDMLEAVWNSAFWQGSMIGIPGIECFLWWGLNVNTHAAEEAGLDTTTLPKTWDEVYAWHQAMTKKDSAGNLLQFGLDPYDAMANEPDFVAASYGFTWWNEETGEFNLDNERMAEALNTLGEFIRYVGPDQFAGMRQVEGQGTWGAAYNAGVQTMIIEGYWHPGETQIQKPEIAQYNRATWAPVPADRKDANIMATGLHAVVIFKDAKNPEGAFKLGEFFQTPTALDIIFEQVGWIHAIKSWIATIDKNTYPGLDFYMDAQNQVTEWTIGRRCPIYQFVTTQYTELREQVYRDLMTPSEAAAELQKRALAEWEAQGFSS from the coding sequence ATGAACCGCGAAGCCAAGAACGGGTTGTCACGACGCCAGTTCCTGCAGGCCAGTTCCGCCCTGGCCCTGGGCGGCCTGCTGGCGGCCTGCCAGCCCTCGGGGGCACCCGCCGGCGGCCAGCAGACAGGGGAAGGGGAAGCCGCCGCACCCCAGTCCGAAACCAACGTCATCACCTACTGGTACGCCTGGGGCAACCTGCCGCCGGCCCTGGACGCCATCGTGGCCACCGAGGAATGGCAGGAGCACGTGGGCGGCGCCGTGCTGGATCACAAGGGCTCCACCAGCCAGGACGCGCTGCTGACTGCCATCGCAGGTGGCACGCCGCCGGATGCCGGCTCCAACTACGGCTATGTGAACCTCTTCACCCGGGGTGCCACCATCGACGTCAAGGACATGGTGGAGAACAGCACCCTGATCAACAGCGAAGACATGCTGGAGGCCGTCTGGAACAGCGCCTTCTGGCAGGGCAGCATGATCGGCATCCCCGGCATCGAGTGCTTCCTCTGGTGGGGGCTGAACGTCAACACCCACGCAGCCGAGGAGGCCGGCCTGGACACCACCACCCTGCCCAAGACCTGGGATGAGGTCTACGCCTGGCACCAGGCCATGACCAAGAAGGACAGCGCCGGCAACCTCCTTCAGTTTGGGCTGGACCCGTACGACGCCATGGCCAACGAGCCGGACTTCGTGGCGGCGTCCTACGGCTTTACCTGGTGGAACGAAGAGACTGGCGAGTTCAACCTGGACAACGAGCGCATGGCCGAGGCCCTGAACACCCTGGGCGAGTTCATCCGCTATGTGGGGCCCGACCAGTTCGCCGGCATGCGCCAGGTGGAAGGCCAGGGCACCTGGGGCGCGGCCTACAACGCCGGCGTCCAGACCATGATCATCGAGGGCTACTGGCACCCGGGCGAGACCCAGATCCAGAAGCCAGAGATCGCCCAGTACAACCGGGCCACCTGGGCGCCCGTCCCCGCCGACCGCAAGGATGCCAACATCATGGCCACCGGCCTCCACGCGGTCGTAATCTTCAAAGACGCCAAGAACCCCGAGGGCGCGTTCAAACTGGGCGAGTTCTTCCAGACGCCCACCGCCCTGGACATCATCTTCGAGCAGGTGGGCTGGATCCACGCCATCAAGTCCTGGATAGCCACCATCGACAAGAACACCTACCCCGGCCTGGACTTCTACATGGATGCCCAGAACCAGGTCACCGAGTGGACCATCGGCCGCCGCTGCCCCATCTACCAGTTTGTGACAACCCAGTACACCGAACTGCGGGAGCAGGTCTACCGGGACCTGATGACCCCCAGCGAGGCCGCGGCTGAGCTCCAGAAGCGCGCCCTGGCCGAGTGGGAAGCCCAGGGGTTCAGCAGCTAA
- a CDS encoding carbohydrate ABC transporter permease: MAVLGRPRGMTKNEWRNQVLGMLFVSPWLIGFLLFSFFPLIASVYYSLTNYDFIREPQFIGLKNYVRLFTVDPDFWTVMYNTVYYVGIGVPLGVATAFIIANLLNSDVWGRTVFRSIIYVPSIVPAVCTAVVWLFIFNVQYGVINGVLKYFELPTIPFLSNPSLAKPSLILIYIWAQGAAVVIFLAALQDVPKTLYEAATVDGASTWDKFWHVTVPLCTPVILFNFIMGIISAFQDFTLPFVLTGGGPMKSTEFYVVNLYRNAFVQFSLGKASAMAWILFLIILVFSLLLFRSSARWVYYGGEK; this comes from the coding sequence ATGGCAGTCCTCGGCCGCCCACGCGGCATGACCAAAAACGAGTGGCGGAACCAGGTCCTCGGCATGCTCTTTGTGTCGCCGTGGCTGATCGGGTTCCTGTTGTTTTCCTTCTTCCCCCTGATCGCGTCGGTCTACTACAGCCTGACCAACTACGACTTCATCCGGGAGCCCCAGTTCATCGGCCTGAAGAACTATGTGCGGCTCTTCACGGTGGACCCGGATTTCTGGACGGTGATGTACAACACCGTCTACTACGTGGGCATCGGCGTGCCCCTGGGCGTGGCCACCGCCTTCATCATCGCCAACCTGCTCAACAGCGATGTCTGGGGGCGAACGGTCTTTCGCTCCATCATCTACGTGCCGTCCATTGTGCCGGCCGTCTGCACCGCGGTGGTCTGGCTCTTCATCTTCAACGTCCAGTACGGGGTGATCAACGGCGTGCTCAAGTACTTTGAGCTGCCCACCATCCCCTTCCTCTCCAACCCATCCCTGGCCAAACCGTCCCTGATCCTGATCTACATCTGGGCCCAGGGGGCGGCGGTGGTAATCTTCCTGGCCGCGCTGCAGGACGTACCCAAGACCCTGTACGAGGCGGCCACGGTGGACGGCGCTTCCACGTGGGACAAGTTCTGGCACGTGACCGTCCCCCTGTGCACGCCGGTGATCCTCTTCAACTTCATCATGGGGATCATCAGCGCCTTCCAGGACTTCACCCTGCCCTTTGTGTTGACCGGCGGCGGCCCCATGAAGTCCACCGAGTTCTACGTGGTGAACCTGTACCGCAACGCGTTCGTCCAGTTTAGCCTGGGCAAGGCGTCGGCCATGGCCTGGATCCTGTTCCTGATCATCCTCGTCTTCTCGCTGCTGTTGTTCCGCTCTTCGGCACGCTGGGTCTACTACGGGGGCGAAAAATGA
- a CDS encoding carbohydrate ABC transporter permease, which produces MTTVSQPVQRPRQGQLAQRARSTSTMALVGKISLFVVLLILSITWIFPLFWMVSSALKDDPQVYTVPPVLIPNPAYWRNFIDAWYRLDFNTAAINSVFRYALPVTLLTVVSSVIVAYGFAKIRWRGREALFWVCIATMMLPWQVTMVPLFIIFKHLGWINTYLPFVVPAFFGHPYFIFLLRQFFRTVPEELSEAARIEGASELGILFRILVPLSKPALAVVLLFRFLWAWNDYLGPLIYINQENMQPLALMIYRLRTIALSMGNTAMAYPHLMAVSTIVALPVILAFVFAQRTFIEGISTTGLKG; this is translated from the coding sequence ATGACCACTGTCAGCCAACCTGTCCAAAGGCCACGCCAGGGTCAACTGGCGCAGCGGGCACGCTCTACCTCCACCATGGCCCTGGTGGGCAAGATCAGCCTGTTCGTGGTCCTGCTGATCCTGAGCATCACCTGGATCTTCCCCCTCTTCTGGATGGTGAGCTCGGCCCTGAAGGACGATCCCCAGGTCTACACCGTACCGCCGGTGCTGATTCCCAACCCGGCCTACTGGCGCAACTTTATCGACGCCTGGTACCGGCTGGACTTCAACACCGCGGCCATCAACTCAGTCTTCCGTTATGCCCTGCCAGTTACTCTGCTCACCGTGGTCTCCTCGGTGATCGTGGCCTACGGCTTTGCCAAGATCCGCTGGCGGGGGCGGGAGGCCCTCTTCTGGGTGTGCATCGCCACCATGATGCTGCCCTGGCAGGTCACCATGGTGCCTCTGTTTATCATCTTTAAGCACCTGGGGTGGATCAACACCTACCTGCCCTTCGTGGTGCCGGCCTTCTTCGGCCACCCGTACTTCATCTTCCTCCTGCGCCAGTTCTTCCGCACCGTTCCGGAAGAGCTCTCGGAGGCGGCCCGCATCGAGGGGGCCAGCGAGCTGGGCATCCTCTTCCGCATCCTGGTGCCCCTCTCCAAGCCGGCCCTGGCCGTGGTGCTCCTCTTCCGCTTCCTGTGGGCGTGGAATGACTACCTGGGCCCGCTGATCTACATCAACCAGGAGAACATGCAGCCCCTGGCGCTGATGATCTACCGGCTGCGCACCATCGCCTTGAGCATGGGCAATACCGCCATGGCCTACCCCCACCTGATGGCCGTCAGCACCATCGTAGCCCTGCCCGTCATCCTGGCCTTTGTCTTTGCCCAGCGCACCTTCATCGAGGGCATCTCCACCACCGGGCTCAAGGGGTAA
- a CDS encoding CRTAC1 family protein — protein MGLRPFNQIRRLAFLGVLLLFALLWLQPGDGGRPVAAQVNGPSVPAAVALRPLSPAGGCTGTFVAHSLDFTTGTRLREITTYISNGAGVAVNDLDNDGDLDLVFASVDGPGAILWNQGDLRFEAAPLDDRYSRGVAVVDVDGDGWRDLVFTHRGLAGISFWRNLGPRNGRPHFVAGTLPGVDVYAYAMAWGDLDRDGDLDLVTGSYGVELIQHGIPEPAADPRAGVFVHLQENGAFNSRRLSAQAEALAIGILDLEQDGWPEIWVANDFAVRDVIWRLADGNWIPTEPLNQTSHSTMSLDWGVLVPDGELALFSTDMNPYDISPETLARWLPVFQEMDEHRERGDPQIMANVLAVPGWRGWHNQATRRGVDASGWSWAGRLGDLDSDGDLDIYVVNGMIAADMFPFLPNGELVEENQAYRNRGNGIFDPMPSWGLGSTASGRGMVMADLDGDGDLDIVVNNLRSRAQLFENRLCGGQHLQVTLGWPQSRNPDAIGAQLWLQTDHGVQWRDVRASGGYLSGDPPVVHFGFPPGTRLESLKIRWPDGAWSQVESPPTQTRMLITREEAVP, from the coding sequence ATGGGCCTTCGCCCATTCAACCAAATTCGACGCCTGGCTTTCCTGGGCGTGCTGCTGCTGTTCGCCCTTCTCTGGCTCCAGCCGGGGGACGGGGGACGCCCCGTCGCCGCGCAGGTGAACGGCCCCAGCGTCCCGGCCGCCGTGGCCCTGCGCCCCTTGTCCCCTGCCGGCGGCTGCACCGGAACCTTTGTGGCCCATTCCCTGGACTTCACCACGGGCACCCGCCTGCGGGAGATCACCACCTACATCAGCAACGGCGCCGGCGTCGCCGTCAATGACCTGGACAACGACGGCGACCTGGACCTGGTCTTTGCCAGCGTGGACGGACCCGGCGCCATCCTCTGGAACCAGGGCGACCTGCGCTTTGAAGCCGCCCCCCTGGACGACCGCTACAGCCGGGGCGTGGCCGTGGTGGATGTGGACGGCGACGGCTGGCGGGACCTGGTCTTCACCCACCGGGGCCTGGCCGGGATCTCCTTCTGGCGCAACCTGGGTCCCCGGAACGGCCGCCCCCACTTCGTGGCCGGCACCCTGCCCGGCGTGGACGTCTACGCCTACGCCATGGCCTGGGGGGACCTGGACCGGGACGGCGACCTGGACCTGGTCACCGGCTCCTATGGCGTGGAGCTCATCCAGCACGGCATCCCAGAGCCGGCCGCGGATCCCCGGGCCGGCGTTTTCGTCCATCTCCAGGAGAACGGCGCCTTCAACTCCCGGCGGCTGTCGGCCCAGGCCGAGGCCCTTGCCATCGGCATCCTGGACCTGGAACAGGACGGCTGGCCAGAGATCTGGGTGGCCAACGACTTCGCCGTGCGGGACGTGATCTGGCGGCTGGCCGACGGCAACTGGATTCCCACCGAGCCGCTGAACCAGACTTCCCACAGCACCATGAGCCTGGACTGGGGCGTGCTGGTGCCGGATGGAGAGCTGGCCCTCTTCAGCACCGACATGAACCCCTACGACATCTCACCGGAAACCCTGGCCCGCTGGCTGCCGGTCTTCCAGGAGATGGACGAGCACCGGGAGCGGGGCGACCCCCAGATCATGGCCAATGTGCTGGCCGTGCCCGGCTGGCGGGGCTGGCACAACCAGGCCACCCGCCGGGGCGTGGATGCCTCCGGCTGGAGCTGGGCGGGCCGCCTGGGCGACCTGGACAGCGACGGCGACCTGGACATCTACGTGGTCAACGGCATGATCGCGGCGGACATGTTCCCCTTCCTGCCCAACGGCGAGCTGGTGGAGGAGAATCAGGCCTACCGAAACCGGGGCAACGGCATCTTCGACCCCATGCCGTCCTGGGGCCTGGGGTCCACCGCCAGCGGCCGGGGCATGGTCATGGCCGACCTGGACGGCGACGGCGACCTGGACATCGTGGTGAACAACCTGCGCAGCCGGGCCCAACTCTTTGAAAACCGCCTGTGCGGCGGCCAACACCTGCAGGTGACCCTGGGCTGGCCCCAGAGCCGGAACCCCGATGCCATCGGTGCCCAGCTCTGGCTCCAGACCGACCACGGCGTCCAATGGCGGGACGTGCGGGCTTCGGGCGGCTACCTGTCCGGCGATCCCCCGGTGGTCCACTTCGGCTTCCCGCCGGGCACCCGCCTGGAGAGCCTGAAAATCCGCTGGCCCGACGGCGCCTGGTCCCAGGTGGAATCGCCGCCGACACAGACGCGGATGCTGATCACTCGCGAGGAGGCAGTCCCATGA
- a CDS encoding acetyltransferase has protein sequence MNDTVLHEQEQLRLAEQVRQACIQAALEGYEMATLSGLCHEGAWEMAVDAMRSLNLQRLLQSGRADQNSSR, from the coding sequence ATGAACGATACCGTCTTGCACGAGCAGGAACAGCTTCGCCTGGCTGAACAGGTACGCCAGGCCTGCATCCAGGCTGCGCTGGAGGGCTACGAAATGGCCACCCTGAGTGGCCTCTGCCACGAGGGCGCATGGGAAATGGCCGTGGATGCCATGCGCAGCCTGAACCTCCAACGCCTCCTTCAGTCCGGCAGGGCCGACCAAAACTCCAGCCGGTGA
- a CDS encoding VOC family protein gives MTANTILYCRNWRETVNFYRQRLALPVTFETDWFVEFQINEGARLSVADERRATIQSASGQGITLAMQVADADEAWHRLTAAGLAPEPVREHAWGARVFYLWDPEGHRLEFWSALPD, from the coding sequence ATGACTGCCAATACCATCCTCTATTGTCGAAATTGGCGGGAAACTGTCAATTTCTACCGGCAGCGCCTGGCTCTGCCGGTGACCTTCGAGACGGACTGGTTTGTGGAATTTCAGATCAACGAGGGCGCGCGCCTCAGCGTGGCCGATGAGCGGCGGGCCACCATTCAGAGCGCGTCTGGCCAGGGGATTACGTTGGCCATGCAGGTGGCCGATGCCGACGAAGCCTGGCATCGGCTGACGGCAGCCGGATTGGCCCCCGAGCCGGTCCGGGAGCATGCCTGGGGCGCGCGGGTCTTCTACTTGTGGGATCCAGAGGGTCACCGGCTGGAGTTTTGGTCGGCCCTGCCGGACTGA
- a CDS encoding amidohydrolase — MEADLVLLNGRIYTLDPQQPTAQALAIAGNRIVALGDNRQMQQLLAAGGQQVDLAGHTVVPGFIDAHIHFLAYGLSLQEIDLAGVDSLAEALERVAARARTTPPGQWLTGRGWDQSLWGDGAFPTRQELDRVAPDHPVYLRRKCGHAAWANSRALALAGITEATPDPPGGTIQRDATGAPTGILKERAMDLVERLQQRPTPDQAREAVRLAMAAVHRLGIVGIHNMEGADALRAFQTLRAAGELKLRVLQQIPEADLDAAIQLGIQSGFGDDFLRFGGVKIFADGALGARTALMMAPYEGEPDNYGIALAEPEHLKRQVEKAARAGLAVFIHAIGDQANRNVLDAIEAVRRHPANGSIGPHLRHRIEHAQVLHPDDVSRFAALGVIASMQPIHCTQDMVLADRHWGARARLSYAWSSLLSSGAVLAFGSDAPVETPDVLQGLYAAVTRRRPDGYPGPAGWYPEECLSIQEAVHAYTAGAAYAGGDENRRGTLSPGKLADLAVLSQDIFTVEPEALLETRVVATLVDGEWVYSS; from the coding sequence ATGGAAGCCGATCTCGTCCTGCTCAACGGCCGCATCTACACCCTGGACCCGCAGCAACCCACGGCCCAGGCCCTGGCCATCGCCGGCAACCGCATCGTCGCGCTGGGCGACAATCGCCAGATGCAACAGCTCCTGGCTGCCGGCGGCCAACAGGTGGACCTGGCCGGTCATACGGTGGTGCCGGGCTTCATCGACGCCCACATCCATTTTCTCGCCTACGGCCTCAGCCTGCAAGAAATCGACCTGGCCGGGGTCGACAGCCTGGCAGAAGCCCTGGAGCGGGTGGCCGCCCGGGCCCGGACGACGCCCCCCGGCCAGTGGCTGACCGGCCGGGGCTGGGACCAGTCCCTCTGGGGCGATGGGGCCTTTCCCACCCGCCAGGAGCTGGATAGGGTGGCGCCGGATCATCCCGTCTACCTGCGTCGCAAATGCGGCCACGCCGCCTGGGCCAACAGCCGGGCCCTGGCCCTGGCCGGCATCACAGAGGCCACGCCGGATCCACCCGGCGGCACCATCCAGCGGGATGCGACCGGAGCGCCCACCGGCATCCTGAAGGAGCGGGCCATGGACCTGGTGGAGCGGCTGCAGCAGCGGCCGACGCCCGACCAGGCCCGTGAGGCGGTGCGCCTGGCCATGGCCGCGGTCCACCGGCTGGGCATCGTGGGCATCCACAACATGGAAGGGGCGGACGCGCTGCGGGCCTTCCAGACCCTGCGGGCAGCGGGCGAGCTGAAGCTCCGGGTGCTGCAACAGATCCCAGAAGCGGACCTGGACGCCGCCATCCAGTTGGGCATCCAGAGCGGCTTCGGCGACGACTTTCTCCGCTTCGGCGGCGTGAAAATTTTCGCCGACGGCGCCCTGGGCGCGCGCACGGCCCTGATGATGGCGCCCTACGAGGGCGAGCCGGACAACTACGGCATCGCCCTGGCCGAACCAGAGCACCTGAAGCGGCAGGTGGAGAAGGCCGCCCGGGCCGGCCTGGCCGTCTTCATCCACGCCATCGGCGACCAGGCCAACCGCAACGTCCTGGATGCCATCGAGGCGGTGCGGAGACATCCCGCAAACGGCAGCATCGGCCCCCACCTGCGCCACCGCATCGAACACGCCCAGGTGCTCCACCCGGACGATGTCTCCCGCTTTGCCGCCCTGGGCGTCATCGCCTCCATGCAGCCCATCCACTGCACCCAGGACATGGTGTTGGCCGACCGCCACTGGGGCGCCCGGGCCCGGCTGTCCTATGCCTGGAGCAGCCTGCTGAGCAGCGGCGCGGTCCTGGCCTTCGGCTCGGACGCGCCCGTGGAGACGCCCGATGTGCTCCAGGGGCTCTACGCCGCGGTCACCCGGCGCCGGCCGGATGGCTACCCCGGGCCTGCAGGCTGGTACCCCGAGGAGTGCCTGAGCATCCAGGAAGCCGTCCACGCCTACACGGCCGGCGCGGCCTATGCAGGCGGCGACGAAAACCGGCGGGGCACCCTGAGCCCCGGCAAGCTGGCCGACCTGGCCGTGCTCTCCCAGGATATTTTCACGGTGGAGCCGGAGGCCCTGCTGGAGACCCGGGTGGTGGCCACCCTGGTGGACGGCGAGTGGGTGTACAGTTCGTGA
- the hslO gene encoding Hsp33 family molecular chaperone HslO — protein sequence MKKSYLVRALSKEPALRGLACVTTGLVDEARHLHETSPVATAALGHGLTAAALLGALLKVQQRVALKVEGDGPLQKMVVESDSYGHIRGYVAVPDVALPPPFDGAAVVQALGRQGVLTVVKDLQLKHLYEGVVPLQGGELDQELAHYFAQSEQIPSLVEIGVRVDEAGEVVAAGGLLIQPMPEQDPGVLEAVANRLDDLPPVEDCLAAGDTPESLLATLFGPIEYEILETRDLEYRCTCSWERSRKALLALGRDELKSLMQEGQAVIDCHFCHQQYVFGPEELETILEELEAQ from the coding sequence ATGAAGAAGAGCTATCTGGTACGGGCCCTCTCCAAAGAGCCGGCGCTGCGGGGGCTGGCCTGCGTCACCACGGGTCTGGTGGACGAGGCTCGACACCTCCACGAGACGAGCCCGGTGGCCACGGCAGCCCTGGGCCATGGACTCACCGCCGCAGCCCTGTTGGGCGCGCTGCTCAAGGTCCAGCAACGGGTGGCCCTGAAGGTGGAAGGGGATGGCCCACTGCAAAAAATGGTGGTGGAATCGGACAGCTACGGCCACATCCGAGGCTACGTAGCCGTGCCGGATGTGGCCCTGCCTCCGCCCTTCGACGGCGCTGCCGTGGTCCAGGCCTTGGGCCGGCAGGGCGTCCTGACTGTGGTCAAGGATCTCCAGCTCAAACACCTCTACGAAGGTGTGGTACCCCTGCAGGGCGGCGAGCTGGACCAGGAGTTGGCCCACTACTTCGCCCAGTCGGAGCAGATCCCTTCGCTGGTGGAAATCGGCGTGCGGGTGGACGAGGCCGGCGAGGTGGTCGCCGCGGGTGGGCTCCTCATCCAGCCCATGCCCGAGCAGGATCCTGGCGTCCTGGAGGCAGTGGCCAACCGGCTGGACGATCTGCCCCCGGTGGAAGATTGCCTGGCCGCAGGCGACACGCCGGAATCCCTGCTGGCCACCCTCTTCGGCCCCATCGAGTATGAGATCCTGGAGACCCGGGACCTGGAGTACCGGTGCACCTGCAGTTGGGAACGGTCCCGGAAGGCGCTGCTGGCCCTGGGGCGGGACGAACTCAAGAGCCTGATGCAGGAGGGGCAGGCGGTCATCGACTGTCATTTTTGCCATCAGCAGTACGTCTTCGGGCCGGAAGAGCTGGAGACCATCCTGGAAGAACTGGAAGCGCAGTAA
- a CDS encoding DinB family protein codes for MLTSEERRELMDQIRRLPEQLEALLAEAPAEALYAHPLPGEWSVAQNIHHLADAHMNSFIRLKLILTEDEPTLKPFDQERWAQTADAQAAPVADSLRLLQGLHARWVALLERLDETQWQRRGLHPEVGYLTPEDLLRSYAAHGQAHLDQIARLLAASGQAGQDGGALEE; via the coding sequence ATGCTGACATCAGAAGAGCGCCGCGAGCTCATGGACCAGATCCGCCGGCTGCCTGAGCAACTGGAAGCCCTCCTTGCGGAGGCGCCCGCCGAAGCCCTGTACGCCCATCCCCTGCCCGGCGAGTGGAGCGTGGCCCAGAACATCCATCACCTGGCCGATGCCCACATGAACAGCTTCATCCGGCTCAAACTCATTCTGACGGAAGATGAGCCCACCCTGAAACCCTTCGACCAGGAACGCTGGGCCCAGACGGCCGACGCCCAGGCCGCGCCGGTGGCCGATTCCCTGCGCCTCCTCCAGGGCCTCCATGCCCGCTGGGTCGCCCTGCTGGAGCGCCTGGACGAGACCCAGTGGCAGCGCCGGGGGCTGCACCCCGAGGTGGGCTACCTCACGCCGGAGGACCTGCTGCGCAGCTACGCGGCCCACGGCCAGGCCCACCTGGACCAGATCGCCCGACTCCTGGCCGCCAGTGGTCAGGCCGGACAGGATGGAGGTGCTCTAGAAGAATGA
- a CDS encoding zinc-dependent alcohol dehydrogenase family protein, with protein sequence MQAMVLHQTRPVEENPLQAEEVPTPEPGPGQIRLRLRVCGVCHTDLHTVEGDLELPRTPLVPGHQLVGVVDRLGEGVTRFAVGDRVGVAWLNWSCGECEFCRQGLENLCQRARFTGLQADGGYAQYAVVDQGFAYPIPDRFADAEAAPLLCAGIVGYRALRLSQIRPGERLGLYGFGASAHLVIQVARHWDCQVYVFTRSEEHRELARQLGAAWVGRAEEQPPAPCHSSIIFAPAGHIVPLALQHLRPGGTVAINAIHMSPIPQMDYQLIYGERTLRSVTNFTRQDATDFLQLAASIPIQVQAETFPLHEANRALQRLKASQIQGAAVLAIP encoded by the coding sequence ATGCAAGCGATGGTCCTCCACCAAACGCGCCCCGTCGAGGAAAACCCCCTGCAGGCGGAAGAGGTCCCCACGCCGGAGCCGGGGCCCGGCCAGATCCGCCTCCGCCTCCGGGTGTGTGGCGTCTGTCACACGGATCTCCACACCGTCGAGGGGGACCTGGAGCTGCCCCGCACGCCCCTCGTCCCAGGCCACCAACTGGTGGGAGTGGTGGACCGGCTGGGCGAAGGCGTCACCCGGTTTGCCGTAGGCGACCGGGTGGGGGTGGCGTGGCTCAACTGGAGCTGTGGCGAGTGTGAGTTCTGCCGCCAGGGCCTGGAGAACCTGTGCCAGCGGGCCCGGTTCACCGGGCTCCAGGCCGATGGTGGCTACGCGCAGTACGCCGTGGTGGACCAGGGCTTCGCCTACCCCATCCCGGACCGCTTCGCCGACGCGGAGGCAGCCCCCCTGCTTTGCGCCGGCATCGTGGGCTACCGGGCCCTGCGCCTGAGCCAGATCCGGCCGGGCGAACGGTTGGGGCTCTATGGCTTCGGAGCCAGCGCCCATCTGGTCATCCAGGTGGCCCGCCACTGGGACTGCCAGGTCTACGTCTTCACCCGTTCCGAGGAGCACCGGGAGCTGGCCCGGCAACTGGGGGCCGCCTGGGTCGGGCGGGCGGAAGAGCAGCCCCCCGCGCCCTGCCACAGCAGCATCATCTTTGCACCGGCGGGCCACATCGTCCCCCTGGCCCTGCAGCACCTGCGGCCCGGCGGTACCGTGGCCATCAACGCCATCCACATGAGCCCCATCCCCCAGATGGACTACCAGCTGATCTATGGCGAACGCACCCTGCGCAGCGTCACCAACTTCACCCGGCAGGACGCCACGGACTTCCTGCAGCTGGCCGCGTCCATCCCCATCCAGGTCCAGGCAGAAACCTTTCCGCTACACGAAGCCAACCGCGCCCTGCAGCGCCTCAAAGCCAGCCAGATCCAGGGAGCTGCGGTCTTGGCCATTCCATGA